A stretch of DNA from Anthonomus grandis grandis chromosome 22, icAntGran1.3, whole genome shotgun sequence:
ATGATGAATAGCAGAAGACAAGGAGTCGTCTTTTACTATTTCTTAGCTAAATGAAGTTTTCAACttcaactttttgattttgGCAGCTTTGGTTGTAACAATGGTATTGCACCTTAAGAGAgcaaattttaagaatattcaacttcttgttgttattattattaggaattttttttccatgaagtaaaaaattaaatgttttagttttatacaACTATTTTCACTCTTTTgagattatattttattctgcCCACTAATATCTTAAACCCAACattaacataataaatacaAACCTCTTCTACAAGAAAATGAGTTCAGCTGATCTGACTGACGGTACCTAGTATGCCTTGTTGCAGACGGTCATCGAAGCCTGCCAAAAGAAGCGCATGTGCAAGTTCCAGACTTCACCCATCACTTTTGGCGGTGACCCCTGCCCTGGAATACCCAAGTACGTCGAGGTAGCCTACAAGTGCAAACCATGTAAGTAGatcttctttattaaaaaagcttaatttcaatattaaaaataaattgattcaTACGACTTTGGAACAAGGAATTGTTCATGATCAAATCTCAACTATTGATAAAAGTATTGATTTAAGTCATGAATGAATTTCTGCTATGTTCTACAGCAGGTTGGTTTAAATAAGACACTTTTTGCGCATAGTGactatctatctataatattattattgatgtAAAGGCCTAATATGGAAAAGCATATACGAGTATAAGTTGCTTGAAACTAAGTCTGCACTAGAGATGCAAGATTCGAGagtaataaaattagtaaagttgtcacatttgttttgttaattatcGTGAACACGTTTTGTTAAAAAGATTATatgaatctttaattttaaaaaaattaatttaacaatagAGCACCAAGTTATGAGCAACTGTAGATGAAGATAGAAATTAATaccaaaaatagaatatttaaattcacACGATCTTTCGCAGGATGACGATTTTGAAAATGAATATTCGGCAAAGCGTAAAGAATGTTGACAGCATTTTGgagtatttaaaatgtttactgAAACCGCCTTGTGGTGACCAGAGACGTACCACCATAAAATttctatacagatcgtgttttcgttcgttacttataggaaaccgcatagaggcgaaattttgcaacgtcgcgggtgtacgagtgcctgtgacagagcaccgccccggccggcccgaggacgggattagtacaTCTTTTTGTGGGAACATCTGACTTttgtgggagctgcgtcgtttggcgacaaaatatcccaaaatattacgcgaaaatccaggcattttaaaaatatttattctaatgcgggttttacagacatggcaatgtgtaaaacccgcatagaattgcaatcttaaaatgtttaatatgctgtgttttgcataatgaaaattagagcgttattctaataaaaaataaaatatcaactctgataaaaatataattgaaaatcagaaataaaactctaataaacaaacttaacaacatatcattttttaaataaaaggctcaaataaaccgccttcttttgctaaacaaaaacttaacctatcataaaagctatttcgcacctccaaaagagtttcaggtaaaatggaattggcaccttcgacagttttatttcgcaactcctctaaatttgttggcctactaaattcatgcttgtaaatggtctgcttaaggtaaccccacggataaaagtcatttggagacaaatctggagatctaggaggccatttaatatcgccagtcccactaataaggcggttaggaaaagtatttgtaaaaaattcttttaccctagccgcgttatgagcaggacagccatcttgctgaaaataaatcgatcccaggtctacatcagatAGGATTTGggtggcaggaagaacttggttttgcagcaactcaaggtacttttgggcgtttaaagtgccatcaataaaaaatggccctataacattgtcgcccaaaatacctgcccaaacattcaatttctgaggatactgggtacgaaactgaaaacttctgtgctcgttttgctgagaccaataacgaacaatggaaggattgtgtttgccatgtaatggaaaagaagattcatcagaaaacaaaatatttttttagaaatattcgttttcatttgccttttccatcatagtttcacaaaattccattcttcgccactggtcttccagaaatatttcctgagtttttgaatagttgaaacatttgtacccatattttttccagatacgagcaccagttttattgctcattcccagttcctctccaacacttctagtggaccgtgtcgaattaagttctagggtactgcaaaccatttcttcccgccgttctatatacTGGatcacttcaacaggtggttcttgacgttttgtgtggcattttttacaatcttcaacacaaaaagatgtctcaaaatttgtaaccacatttaaaaccgttttttcacaaggaatcggtctattctcaaatgtcactgaaaacaaatatctacattgtactgccgaattgcctccataaacccatttaattagttgaactctttgggaaagggtataaacagccatagtgaaaaaaacacgaaaataacgctcaaaaattagtAAAGTGAGGTCaaaacacagcaaagtgaggtctgctgactcccggttcaaaaaaaaaaatcgaaaaattccgccgcctgcaagccgcaaccaagcggtgttgccattattttgggtaatacgtagctcacgataacacgatctatATATAGCCAGACACTGGCCATGCATAGAGTACTTTTTATTAGAAACTTTCAAATATCtactttctaatttttgttgTGCTGTTTTGAAGTTTTGAAATAAGTGCGCTATCGATCAGTGTAAATATATAGAAAGTCGAAATATATCATCTATTTTTTATGAAGATACCGACATACAATTATTGCAGTATATACTAAAACGCAAAATGTACAGTGTTAGGGTTTAACACGTAAAGCAAAAGTTAAAGATTACATATTCCGCCCAACTAGGCTATTATCATACCAACTAAATAACAAAAGAGATCACAAGGAAATGTTTCACAAGAAAAACTTACAAAGGTTTCCGCCAATGGGTTCATCTAGTAAAACGATATGTTTCTGAAGATTTTACGCTTTCcgaagattttaaatttggtttatttcaaaattgtgtTATGTCGGTTTTAAATGAGAGCCAAATGGATGAATATTGTTATATGGAAATCGTTGGGCGGTCAAATGTTctctgatttttaatttaaaacttcgGTCAGTTTTATTCACATACTTTGAGTTACACAGGGAAGTATATAAACGCCACTTTCGTGCAAGGTTTCAGGCTTAATCttcatgaaaaaaatttcttaatattatttgtagAGCTATAAATAATTCTTACATGATCAGGTCCGCTTCCAAAAGCATTTCTCAATTTAATGTGCCACCCGGTCCTAATTCTTTTGACATTTTggcttattaatttatttataagagaTTTTGTATAGGCATTATTTATCGCTGTTTGAAAGACTTTCATTTTAAGTCTAATATGACAACTTATAAAAACCTACATTTGACTGTAAAAACtcgaacaaattttaagaaaacctCTGCAaagactttttcttttaatgacGTAAATATTAACGTAAGTTTTTTAAGTAATGCTAAAAGTAGAGCTCCATATTGATACCCAACTTAGATTCAATAAAGACTtttaaaaagttgctttaaaGAAGCTATATGAAAGTTAAAGTTTTCTAtgccaattaaaaaattgtcctttaagaaaaaaaaaatagtcccTATgataaaaaacgaattttataTAGGTTTGTTGTAACATACTAAATTTGTTTATCACTGAAGACAACAAAAAATGTGAAAAGGGACAAAATgtcaaaatgtgtttttttcgtACATTATGAAGCTGAAGTTAGTAAAAACTGCTAATTCGTTTTACTTGACACACTGCATTAAAAAGTGCAGCTTTTTAAACTCTGGAGAGTGCgtaaagtatgtttttttttcgcacgattatagaaaaatttactttaaagtcttttaaagCGTAAAAATAGCCTGAGAATAAACTTTGCCCTTTTAGTTCCTTTCTTCCTATCTCGGTCTCTATATATATGGTAAGTATAAAGACCTTTTATCGAATATTGTAATAGCGTTCtttccttattttattaaatttatctccatcaaattttaatttaataatttgagaagcaaacataaatttaatgattgaatttatagaaaattcaaTACCgcacttattaaaatattatctattgaTATTCATATGACGCTTTCTATACATGGCATATCTTTACtgaatacattatttttaaaactaaggTTAAGTAATAGTTTAAGTAAAGGTTAAGTTTCCCATATCCGTATGCTCAACGACCTCAGTCATATACATCGTAGCAATATACCGTTTGATGGGTGTAAGTTAAAACACTCCATACACAGAAATAGTTAACCGACCTATTACACAAGAAGCACATTAACTCAAAACTACCatttatttcgttttaaaaTCGTGCTAATATTGAGACTTAAGGTGATTTTTCATGCATCCGTCATACGATCATACGACGGTACGAAATCGTTTCTATTAGTGGAAATACTAGCTTCTTATTGGTCagaaaatgatattatttttaaatttatttggttttcATGCATCCGATATCCGATCGACGTCAGTACGAAATTATTTGTCATCTGTCACTATTTTTGCCTTATTTACTGTCAATGTCAGAATTGGCGTCTATTCTTTTAGCTTGTCTAAATGAGATTCGAGCTTTTCAAAgtgtttttgtttgtatttgtGCTGGTTGGAATACAATCTGGTTGTGGCCTTACGAATatcaaatttagtatttatcaataccaaattcaataaattaagATGGCAGAGAGATATCCAGATCAGTCCGTGGAGGATGAACCAGTACTAGAGGTAAGAAAAGAATCTTTAGATAGATAAGCTCCCAGGATTCCCTAAACCTGCCGCTGTCCCTTACTACAGTGATATATTGTTGCTGTGCATTTTAAAGTTGAGTGACTGAAGACTTGTAATATATACATTTGTGATTTTCAGATGTCATCCAAAGTTATTGAGTACACTGTGGAGGAACTCCTCATTTCATGTGTTCAGGCAAGACCACCGCTGTGGGACTCAAGGTTGGACCTAAAGGAAAGGAGCAAAACGATTAGAGACAATATGTGGCTAGAGATTTATAAGGAGTTTGGGGAAAATCCAAATTTTTCTCTagattttctccaaaaaaagtGGAGAAATCTAAGAGACACATATGTGCGAATTAAAGGGGAGTATCTTCCAAGTGGGTCAGGAGCAAAAAGGAAGAGAAAGTGggaatattttgataatatgtCATTCCTCAATGACACATTGAGTTTCCGGCCCACTGTATCAAATGTCCCACTACCAAGGGAGTCACCCTCGACTTCAGCTGTTCCATCACCACTGACATCTCCCATTAGTGGTGATGAGGGGAGACATAGGCAAAAGGGTAGTCAAAAGGCTAGTCAAAATGTGGTTGAAGGAGCTATTTTAAAAGCCCTTGAAAAAATCAATGAACCTGTACAGATATCCGCCCCAACAATGCCAGATATTAATCCAATCTGTCAGAGAATATCTGATATGTTGGCATTAATGCCTCAAAAGGAGAGAACTCTTCTTGAAATCAAGCTGCTGCAAGTGGCATATGAGGGCAGCAAAGAATacttgtaaattatatttatttgtatatgtattatttatatttacaagattccaatttagtttaattgaatgtatattatatgttaatattacaattaaattaaattgtaatcaTATTTCCTAATTAAACACATTGATTCAGTTTTTCACCTTAGTTTTACTACTTTAAAGAACTACCtatctgtaataaaaaaatgtctagtgcaataaactatatatttttagtgTAGTATTGCTCATAGTAATAACTTAAGTCTATAAGAAAAACAGTATAACTTATATTAGTACAAGtatattgaatataatatatatatacccTCGAGTTTAATGAAAAAGTTTACATTATGTTcatatcaattaaattaaagaactaAATATAAGCTATATAACTCCAGAATAAGGCAATGTAGACCATCTTCTCAATAAATGCAAGAACACCTACtgaaacaatttacaaaatgtgagatttacttaatttaaaaaaaaacaatcttatatataaaataaaatataactttaaaaaaaatattttataaggctCATAAAGAACCTAAGATTAaatgaaaccaaaaaaatatctatatactATATTAAATGATTAACATACATAATAGTTTTTATAAGGGAAATGTACATTTAGAATATTAAATGTAgaaccaaataaatttaatataaacaacTAAATAATGTTCTCCATATAGGTACAAACTGATAATATTAGAAATAGATTACAGTCTTTATTAAGATTAAGATGAAAAAGTTACTAAAAGTAATTAGGCCTTCATTCCAGTTATTTTGTAACTGTTAAGCTATTTATTCCATTGGAAAGTGACTGCTCCATcttccataaaatatttttttaatctgttccTCATATTTTCTGCTGCTCTGCCATACATATTAGTGCTTGTCCTGTTTACAGGCAGGAGGTTTAGCCTAGGTTCACGTCTCCAGTCTCCTtcaataatatttcctttttcaTCTTCCCTATCAATAATTGTGGCACTACAATActgcttttctttattttgctcATTATCAATTATGAAATTGTGTAAGCAAATTGTAGCTTTCACTATGGCAATTATGGTTGGTTTACTAGATATAATAACATTTCTATATATTCTCCAACGAGCAGCTAGTATCCCAAATGCGTTTTCAATCACTCTGCGCCCTCTAGAAAGcctaacaaattattttagttatttttcaaatctaatagtaaaataaattggttctacctgtaattaaaaattcttttatcttGTGGCAAAAATTTTCCAGGATATGGACGCATAATATAAGTGGATAGGGGAAAAGCTTCATCAGCAacgatataataatttaaaggatCTTTATTATCTATCAAAATAGAGGGTTCTGGAACATTAAGTGTGTTTTCTAAAAGCCTTTTTCCCATGTTggagtttttaaaaatccctccATCACTGTGTCTCCCTTCACTGCCAATGTCAACCATTATGAATTTATATTTAGCATCACATAATGCTAAGAGAACAATGCTATGAGatcctttataattataaaatgttgaTCCTGAATTTGGTGGAGCCTGTAAGTATTTAAAAGACATATAACTTTAATATCGTTTATTACTGTTAAGGGAAATACAATACCCACTTGAATTACAACATGTTTCCCATCAACTGCTCCAATGCAATGAGGTAATTGCCACCTTTCTGCAAAATTACCAGCAATATTTAGCCAGGTTTGTTCATTTGGAATACAGAGCACTTTGTCACTTAATAAATCCCACAAAACATTGCAAGTTTCAAGTATAATACTTGATACTGTACTTTGAGCAATTCTAAATGCATATGAAAGAGAGACCATACTATCGCCACTAGCAAGGtacctgtaaataaaatagtacaatttaagttttccttaaatGTATATTAGAAGTATTTACACAGTGAATGCATAAAGAATAAGttgtatagaaaattaaataatgaagcaattaataaaatttatgatcAATACTTGTATATAATAGGTCTGTCAATTTTTAAGAaccttttaatgaaaatatttacttaataataaaaaagtcatcTTATACATGCCTTAATGTAACTG
This window harbors:
- the LOC126749222 gene encoding uncharacterized protein LOC126749222, which gives rise to MAERYPDQSVEDEPVLEMSSKVIEYTVEELLISCVQARPPLWDSRLDLKERSKTIRDNMWLEIYKEFGENPNFSLDFLQKKWRNLRDTYVRIKGEYLPSGSGAKRKRKWEYFDNMSFLNDTLSFRPTVSNVPLPRESPSTSAVPSPLTSPISGDEGRHRQKGSQKASQNVVEGAILKALEKINEPVQISAPTMPDINPICQRISDMLALMPQKERTLLEIKLLQVAYEGSKEYL
- the LOC126749221 gene encoding uncharacterized protein LOC126749221, yielding MVSLSYAFRIAQSTVSSIILETCNVLWDLLSDKVLCIPNEQTWLNIAGNFAERWQLPHCIGAVDGKHVVIQAPPNSGSTFYNYKGSHSIVLLALCDAKYKFIMVDIGSEGRHSDGGIFKNSNMGKRLLENTLNVPEPSILIDNKDPLNYYIVADEAFPLSTYIMRPYPGKFLPQDKRIFNYRLSRGRRVIENAFGILAARWRIYRNVIISSKPTIIAIVKATICLHNFIIDNEQNKEKQYCSATIIDREDEKGNIIEGDWRREPRLNLLPVNRTSTNMYGRAAENMRNRLKKYFMEDGAVTFQWNK